The Callithrix jacchus isolate 240 chromosome X, calJac240_pri, whole genome shotgun sequence genome contains a region encoding:
- the PRR32 gene encoding proline-rich protein 32, whose protein sequence is MACIENVLGGHAPSPMIVAVDKNGNQELHHDMPLQCLSSKLEDDAEPWGQTQVPLRPSVNVLTDLAREQLECPSERTGSCIPVHSLRALIHPYGPPPAVAEESLATAEVNSSDALAGWRQEGQDAINVSWEVSGGPPAMIGGGTNVNNGGTERGSNNARLHVALPRGKGFFAPRRPQVRGPSHIPTLRSGIVMEVPPGNTRIACRGKLAHVSFPLRGPCHPMHNWPRPIPLSSSTPGLPSCSTAHCFIPPRPPIFNPFLTMPIPFAPPLIFGPPLPSYFAHFHSAGMPTPASPTREHS, encoded by the coding sequence CCTTGGAGGGCACGCTCCCTCACCCATGATAGTAGCTGTGGACAAAAATGGGAACCAGGAGCTGCACCACGACATGCCCCTGCAATGTCTGAGTTCCAAGCTGGAGGATGACGCAGAGCCCTGGGGTCAAACTCAAGTACCGCTGAGACCTTCCGTCAATGTGCTGACTGATCTGGCTAGAGAGCAACTGGAGTGCCCCTCTGAGAGAACAGGATCCTGCATTCCTGTTCATAGTTTGAGAGCTCTCATACACCCCTATGGTCCACCACCTGCTGTTGCAGAAGAGTCCCTAGCAACAGCAGAAGTAAATAGCTCGGATGCACTGGcaggctggaggcaggagggaCAGGATGCTATTAATGTGTCCTGGGAAGTCTCTGGTGGTCCTCCTGCAATGATAGGAGGGGGCACAAATGTCAACAATGGAGGCACTGAGAGAGGTAGTAATAATGCAAGGTTGCATGTGGCTTTGCCACGAGGTAAAGGGTTTTTTGCACCCAGGCGCCCACAAGTGAGAGGCCCTTCACATATTCCCACCCTTAGATCAGGGATAGTAATGGAGGTGCCTCCTGGAAATACACGAATAGCCTGCAGGGGAAAGCTGGCTCATGTTTCTTTTCCACTCAGGGGCCCATGCCACCCCATGCATAATTGGCCAAGGCCTATCCCGTTGTCTTCCAGTACTCCAGGTTTACCTTCTTGTTCTACTGCTCATTGCTTCATCCCTCCTCGACCTCCAATTTTCAATCCATTTCTCACTATGCCTATTCCTTTTGCTCCTCCTCTGATATTTGGTCCTCCACTGCCTTCTTATTTTGCCCATTTCCATTCTGCGGGAATGCCAACTCCTGCATCACCCACCAGAGAGCACAGCTGA